TCGGGCCGGAGCAGTACCCCGGCGATTTTGTGCCGTCTGAGAACTGGCCGAACGTCGCGCCCGGGCTGTGGGGACCGATCAACGCCATGTCAGCAAAATACGCCGCGCCTATTGAGGGACTGTACGCCGCCGATCCCAAGTCGCCCGTATTGTGGGTGCGCGGCAGCGACGACCAGATCGTCTCGGACATGTCGCTGTTCGACTTCGGCACGTTGGGCAAGCTGGGCGCGGTGCCCGGTTATCCCGGTGAGGACGTCTTCCCGCCGCAGCCGATGGTGAGTCAGACGCGCGCCGTGCTGGAGCAGTATGTCGCGCGCGGCGGATCGTTCCGCGAGGAAGTGATCGAGGGCACGGGACACACGCCGTACATCGAAAAACCCGCTGAATTTAATGCCCTGCTGCACGCACACTTGCAGCGCGGCGCGTAACGGACGAGGACAACGACCTATGGCGCGTTTTGCGCAGATCGTCAGCACCGGGCGGTACGTGCCCGAAAAAGTGATGACCAACGCCGAGCTTGAGCCGCTGCTGGGCGAATCGGTGGACCAATGGCTGATCGACAACGTGGGCATCCGCGAGCGGCGGTTGATCGCGGACGATGAGGTGACGTCCGATCTTGCCGTGGCGTCCGCGCTCGAAGCGATGGAACGCGGCGGCGTCGGGCCGGAAGACCTGGATCTGATCATCATGGCGACCGACACGCCCGATTACGTTTCGCCGGGCACGGCGTCGGTGGTGCAGTACAAGCTCGGCGCGAGCAACGCGGGCACGTTCGACCTGAACAGCGCGTGCGCCGCGTGGGTGATCGGGCTGGATCAGGCCAGCCGTTACATCGCCACCGACACGGACTACAACAACGTGCTCGTGGTCGGCGCGTATGGCATGACACGCTACGTGGACTGGACCGATAAGCGCACCTGCACGCTGTTTGGCGACGGCGCAGGCGCGGTCCTGCTGCGCGCGGGGGATAAACCCGGCTGGCTGGGCGGCAATATGCACGC
This sequence is a window from Aggregatilinea lenta. Protein-coding genes within it:
- a CDS encoding 3-oxoacyl-ACP synthase III family protein → MARFAQIVSTGRYVPEKVMTNAELEPLLGESVDQWLIDNVGIRERRLIADDEVTSDLAVASALEAMERGGVGPEDLDLIIMATDTPDYVSPGTASVVQYKLGASNAGTFDLNSACAAWVIGLDQASRYIATDTDYNNVLVVGAYGMTRYVDWTDKRTCTLFGDGAGAVLLRAGDKPGWLGGNMHADGAFHDYMGVFIGGTVAPTGGPDSPRQVLEIRKRFPPDTNNKGWPPLVRALMQKIGRSVDEIDKIYFTQLNLRTIEYVLDDLGLPREKTHTIMDKWGYTGSACMPMALDDAVVEGAGPQPGDLVVFCGSGAGYTMAASAFIWTASL